A DNA window from Cervus canadensis isolate Bull #8, Minnesota chromosome 30, ASM1932006v1, whole genome shotgun sequence contains the following coding sequences:
- the TLR4 gene encoding toll-like receptor 4, with the protein MMARARLAAALILAMAILSCLRAESWDPCIQVVPNISYQCMELNLYKIPDNIPITTKMLDLSFNYLRHLGSHNFSSFPELQVLDLSRCEIKIIEDGTFQGLNHLSTLILTGNPIQSLAWGAFSGLSTLQKLVAVETNLVSLSDFPIGHLKTLKELNVAHNFIHSFKFPEYFSNLPNLEHLDLSNNKIQNIYYEDVKVLHQMPLLNLSLDLSLNPLDFIEPGTFKEIKLNGLTLRSNFNSSDVMKTCIQGLAGLKINRLVLGEFKNERKLKRFDRSLLMGLCNLTIEQFRIAYLGEFSGDDTDLFNCLANVSGISLLSISLGSLQALLKDFRWQHLEMINCDFEKFPALKLSSLKKFVFIDNKGISSFDEFQLPSLQYLDLKRNHLSFKGCCSHTDFGTTKLKHLDLSFNDVITLSSNFMGLEQLEHLDFQHSTLKQINAFSTFLSLRNLRYLDISYTHTRIVFHGIFTGLVSLQTLKMAGNSFQNNLLPDIFTELTNLTILDLSKCQLEQVSRTAFHFLSSLQVLNMSHNKLLSLDTHLYEPLHSLQILDCSFNRIMASKEQELQNLPRNLTWLNLTKNEFACVCEHQSFLQWVKDQRQLLVGAEQMMCAEPPDMKAMPVLSFRNATCQMSKTIISVSVVTVLLVTVVGVLVYKFYFHLMLLAGCKKYGRGESTYDAFVIYSSQDEDWVRNELVKNLEEGVPPFQLCLHYRDFIPGVAIAANIIQEGFHKSRKVIVVVSQHFIQSRWCIFEYEIAQTWQFLSSRAGIIFIVLQKLEKSLLRQQVELYRLLSRNTYLEWEDSVLGRHVFWRRLRKALLAGKPRSPDGTADAETDPQEATTST; encoded by the exons ATGATGGCTCGTGCCCGCCTGGCTGCGGCTCTGATCCTAGCCATGGCCATCCTCTCCTGCCTGAGAGCCGAGAGCTGGGACCCTTGTATACAG GTGGTTCCTAACATTAGTTACCAATGCATGGAGCTGAATCTCTACAAAATCCCCGACAACATCCCCATAACAaccaagatgctggacctgagCTTTAACTACCTGAGACATTTAGGCAGCCATAACTTCTCCAGCTTCCCAGAGCTGCAAGTGCTGGATTTATCCAG ATGTGAAATTAAGATTATTGAAGACGGCACATTTCAGGGCCTAAACCACCTCTCCACCTTGATACTGACAGGAAACCCTATCCAGAGTTTAGCCTGGGGAGCCTTTTCTGGGTTATCAACTCTACAGAAGCTGGTGGCCGTGGAGACAAACCTAGTATCTCTAAGTGACTTCCCCATTGGACATCTCAAAACCTTGAAAGAGCTTAACGTGGCTCACAATTTTATCCATTCCTTCAAGTTTCCTGAATATTTTTCTAACCTGCCCAACCTGGAGCACTTGGATCTTTCTAACAACaaaatccaaaatatttattatgaagaTGTGAAAGTTCTACATCAAATGCCCCTCCTCAACCTCTCTTTAGATTTGTCCCTGAACCCTTTAGACTTTATTGAACCAGGTACCTTTAAAGAAATTAAGCTCAATGGATTGACTCTGCGAAGTAATTTTAACAGTTCAGATGTCATGAAAACTTGTATTCAAGGTCTGGCTGGTTTAAAAATCAACCGGCTGGTTTTGggagaatttaaaaatgaaaggaagttGAAAAGATTTGACAGATCTCTCCTGATGGGACTATGCAACCTGACCATTGAACAATTCCGGATAGCGTACTTGGGTGAATTCTCAGGGGATGATACAGACTTATTTAATTGTTTGGCAAATGTTTCTGGGATTTCTCTGTTGAGTATATCTTTAGGAAGCCTACAAGCCCTTCTTAAAGATTTTAGATGGCAACACTTAGAAATGATTAACTGTGACTTTGAAAAGTTTCCTGCACTGAAGCTCAGTTCTCTCAAAAAGTTTGTTTTCATAGACAACAAAGGTATAAGCAGTTTTGATGAGTTTCAGCTACCAAGCCTTCAGTATCTAGATCTCAAAAGAAATCACTTGAGTTTCAAGGGTTGCTGTTCTCACACTGATTTTGGGACAACCAAACTGAAGCATTTAGATCTGAGCTTCAACGATGTCATTACCTTAAGTTCAAACTTCATGGGCTTAGAGCAACTAGAACATCTGGATTTTCAGCATTCCACTCTGAAACAGATCAATGCTTTTTCAACATTCCTATCACTCAGAAACCTCCGTTACCTTGATATTTCTTATACCCACACCCGGATTGTCTTCCACGGCATCTTCACTGGCTTAGTCAGTCTCCAAACCTTGAAAATGGCAGGCAACTCTTTTCAGAACAACTTGCTCCCTGATATCTTCACAGAGCTGACTAACCTAACCATCTTGGACCTCTCTAAGTGTCAACTGGAACAGGTATCCCGGACAGCATTTCACTTCCTCTCTAGCCTTCAGGTGCTGAATATGAGTCACAACAAACTCTTGTCATTGGATACACACCTTTATGAACCGCTCCATTCGCTCCAGATCCTAGACTGCAGTTTCAACCGTATCATGGCTTCTAAGGAGCAAGAACTACAGAATTTGCCAAGGAACCTCACTTGGCTAAATCTTACTAAGAATGAATTTGCTTGTGTTTGTGAACACCAGAGTTTCCTGCAGTGGGTCAAGGACCAGAGGCAACTCTTGGTGGGAGCTGAGCAAATGATGTGTGCAGAGCCTCCAGATATGAAGGCCATGCCGGTGCTTAGTTTCAGGAATGCCACTTGTCAGATGAGCAAGACGATCATTAGCGTGTCGGTTGTCACTGTACTCCTGGTAACTGTGGTGGGAGTCCTGGTCTATAAGTTCTATTTCCACCTGATGCTTCTTGCTGGCTGCAAAAAGTATGGCAGAGGTGAAAGCACCTATGACGCCTTTGTAATCTACTCGAGCCAGGATGAAGACTGGGTGCGGAATGAACTGGTAAAGAACTTGGAGGAGGGCGTGCCCCCCTTTCAGCTCTGCCTTCACTACAGGGACTTTATTCCTGGGGTGGCCATCGCCGCCAACATCATCCAGGAAGGTTTCCACAAAAGCCGTAAGGTCATTGTCGTGGTGTCCCAGCACTTCATCCAGAGTCGATGGTGCATCTTCGAGTATGAGATTGCCCAGACCTGGCAGTTTCTGAGCAGCCGTGCCGGCATCATCTTCATTGTCCTGCAGAAGCTGGAGAAGTCTCTGCTGCGGCAGCAGGTGGAGCTCTATCGCCTTCTGAGCAGGAACACCTACCTGGAGTGGGAGGACAGTGTCCTGGGGCGGCACGTCTTCTGGAGAAGACTCCGAAAGGCCTTGCTGGCTGGTAAACCCCGGAGTCCAGACGGAACAGCAGATGCAGAAACTGACCCACAGGAAGCGACGACCTCCACCTGA